A stretch of Lysinibacillus agricola DNA encodes these proteins:
- a CDS encoding response regulator yields MRYFIVDDDRASRVMLKQIIEDSGLGTVIGEARNGEDAIPQILMTQPEFVLIDLLMPKLDGIATVEHLIQNRFEGQFVMISQVVNKEMVGEAYEQGIDFFIHKPINRIEVENVLRKTTEQFRLKNSLLIIRQSLTSIDLSEQINHKATSRDHIQSILNDMGIVGEIGSEDIIAIIETLLAHQHKIAPLPPLKELYEEIAAVTKATPDDILKESKAIEQRVRRTILAAMINLANLGVVDYTNSEFEYYAPRYFDFKEIRQLMTQIEGHANRKAKVNIKKFIQVLYSDILTKVN; encoded by the coding sequence ATGAGGTATTTTATTGTAGATGATGATCGTGCAAGCCGGGTCATGTTAAAACAAATTATTGAAGATAGTGGTTTAGGTACAGTTATTGGTGAAGCACGCAATGGTGAGGACGCCATTCCACAAATTTTAATGACACAGCCGGAGTTTGTACTTATCGATTTGCTTATGCCTAAGCTTGATGGTATAGCAACAGTCGAGCACCTTATTCAAAATCGTTTTGAGGGACAATTTGTTATGATTTCTCAGGTAGTGAATAAGGAAATGGTCGGCGAGGCATATGAACAAGGTATAGATTTCTTTATTCATAAACCTATAAACCGTATTGAGGTTGAGAATGTTTTACGTAAAACAACTGAACAATTTCGCCTAAAAAACTCATTGCTAATTATTCGCCAATCACTTACAAGCATTGATCTAAGTGAACAAATAAATCATAAAGCAACGTCACGCGATCATATTCAATCAATTTTAAATGATATGGGTATCGTTGGTGAAATCGGAAGCGAGGATATTATAGCTATTATCGAAACATTACTAGCTCATCAGCACAAGATTGCACCTCTTCCTCCATTAAAGGAATTATATGAGGAAATTGCAGCAGTTACAAAGGCTACTCCAGATGACATTTTAAAAGAAAGTAAAGCTATTGAACAGCGAGTGCGTCGTACGATATTAGCAGCGATGATAAATCTCGCCAATTTAGGGGTCGTTGATTATACAAACTCTGAATTTGAATATTATGCACCTCGATACTTTGACTTTAAAGAGATTCGTCAGCTTATGACTCAAATAGAAGGCCACGCAAATCGTAAAGCAAAGGTTAATATTAAGAAATTTATTCAAGTACTATATTCAGACATTTTAACAAAAGTAAATTAA
- a CDS encoding ATP-binding protein, producing MHSKISISRASLTWIFIIALLTAIGSEIKIMPFANTTFRFGLGSIIFFLCTLLRPTPIILAGFTTSIVITIFRVIINYSFHDIPLMDSLVTHLPAAAFYVLFAVCLQILSIHQYREKPLMLGLLVAFSEVFSNFVEQLFRFFVNSYTFLHLHDLLILLAVALLRSFFVVGIYSSILLAEQKKRVQEMLTIGSDLYVETLYLKKSMNHIETITANGFDLYRQLKSLGYRSESLQALHIAQEIHEVKKDSQRIYAGISKIVGEKSFGTLRLSELLHYIEDGNSKYAELLGKEIQFNINIDTDFQTKEHIALLALLNNLTANAIEAIEGQGIVSIAIQQLQDDTVITVCDNGKGILQSDLSIIFEPGYTTKYNVDGVAATGIGLSHVAELVNKLNGSISVESNNANTMFKITVPTQTIQTGET from the coding sequence ATGCACTCAAAAATTTCTATATCTCGTGCTTCCCTCACTTGGATTTTCATAATTGCTCTATTAACTGCTATCGGTAGTGAGATTAAAATAATGCCTTTCGCTAATACAACGTTTCGTTTTGGATTAGGAAGTATTATTTTCTTTTTATGTACTCTACTTAGACCTACACCTATAATTTTGGCTGGATTTACTACAAGCATCGTGATAACCATTTTTCGAGTGATCATTAATTACTCTTTTCATGATATTCCATTAATGGATAGCTTGGTAACACATTTACCTGCTGCTGCATTTTATGTATTGTTTGCAGTATGCCTACAAATTCTAAGCATTCATCAATATAGAGAAAAACCACTAATGCTTGGATTACTAGTTGCGTTTAGTGAAGTATTCAGTAATTTTGTAGAACAGCTATTTCGTTTTTTTGTTAATTCTTATACTTTTTTACACCTTCATGATTTACTTATACTATTAGCAGTTGCTTTATTGCGTAGTTTTTTTGTAGTTGGTATTTATAGTTCCATTTTACTTGCAGAGCAAAAAAAACGTGTTCAGGAAATGCTTACGATCGGCTCAGATTTATATGTTGAGACACTTTATTTAAAAAAATCTATGAACCATATCGAAACAATTACAGCTAATGGGTTTGATTTATATCGACAATTAAAGTCATTAGGATATCGTTCGGAAAGTTTACAGGCACTCCATATTGCCCAGGAAATTCATGAAGTCAAGAAGGATTCACAACGTATTTATGCGGGTATTTCTAAAATTGTCGGCGAAAAGAGTTTTGGCACCCTTAGATTGTCAGAATTATTACATTATATTGAGGATGGCAATAGTAAATATGCTGAATTACTCGGGAAAGAAATTCAGTTTAACATAAATATAGACACCGATTTTCAAACGAAAGAACATATTGCATTGCTTGCACTTTTGAATAATTTAACAGCTAATGCTATAGAAGCAATTGAGGGACAAGGTATCGTTTCTATTGCCATTCAACAACTACAGGATGATACTGTAATAACAGTATGTGATAACGGAAAGGGCATTTTACAAAGTGATCTCTCAATTATTTTTGAACCTGGATATACCACGAAATACAATGTGGATGGTGTCGCGGCAACAGGCATTGGGCTTTCACATGTTGCTGAATTAGTTAATAAATTAAATGGCTCCATATCCGTTGAATCAAACAATGCAAACACAATGTTTAAAATTACAGTTCCTACGCAAACTATTCAAACGGGAGAGACTTAA
- a CDS encoding YbaB/EbfC family nucleoid-associated protein → MRGMGNMQGMMKKMQKMQKEMMEAQEALNAEQFEGAAGGGMVKVSVTGQREIVEVNLDPSVVDPDDIEMLQDLIVVAANEALKKVDEKTNATMGKFTQGMNLPF, encoded by the coding sequence ATGCGTGGTATGGGAAATATGCAAGGCATGATGAAAAAAATGCAAAAAATGCAAAAGGAAATGATGGAAGCTCAAGAGGCTTTAAATGCAGAGCAATTTGAAGGTGCTGCTGGCGGCGGTATGGTGAAAGTATCTGTAACTGGTCAACGTGAAATTGTAGAAGTAAATCTAGATCCATCAGTAGTAGATCCAGATGATATCGAAATGCTACAAGATTTAATCGTTGTTGCTGCAAATGAAGCTCTGAAAAAAGTGGATGAGAAAACAAATGCAACAATGGGTAAATTCACTCAAGGCATGAACCTTCCATTCTAG
- the recR gene encoding recombination mediator RecR — protein sequence MYYPEPISKLIDSFMKLPGIGPKTAARLAFFVLTMKEDDVLSFSKALIDAKRNLSYCSVCGNITDVDPCHICTDKQRDHSVICVVQDTKDVIAMEKMRDFNGMYHVLQGAISPMDGIGPEDINVASLLVRLQDEAVQELILATNSTIEGEATAMYISRLVKPSGIRTTRIAHGLPVGGDLEYADEVTLSKAMEGRREL from the coding sequence ATGTACTACCCCGAACCAATATCGAAACTGATTGATAGTTTTATGAAATTGCCAGGTATCGGGCCGAAAACCGCGGCTCGTCTGGCGTTTTTTGTGTTGACAATGAAAGAGGATGACGTTTTATCCTTTTCAAAGGCATTAATTGATGCTAAACGAAATTTAAGCTATTGTTCCGTGTGTGGCAATATAACTGATGTAGATCCATGCCATATTTGTACGGACAAACAACGAGATCATTCTGTTATTTGTGTTGTTCAAGATACAAAAGATGTAATTGCAATGGAAAAAATGCGTGATTTCAATGGTATGTATCATGTATTACAGGGAGCTATTTCACCTATGGATGGTATTGGTCCAGAGGATATTAATGTCGCTTCCCTACTAGTTCGTTTGCAAGATGAGGCTGTTCAGGAGCTTATTTTAGCTACGAATTCAACTATTGAAGGTGAGGCAACAGCGATGTATATTTCTCGTTTAGTGAAACCATCTGGTATTCGAACAACACGGATCGCTCATGGACTACCAGTAGGTGGAGATTTAGAATATGCAGATGAAGTAACGTTATCGAAGGCAATGGAAGGTCGCCGAGAATTGTGA
- a CDS encoding YaaL family protein codes for MFFRSKGKLKKEFDDKLVSLIKETKEDLQQAKIIEEFLDDYDLDAIAQRKVAESIHFYLFKEARIRRVLIK; via the coding sequence ATGTTCTTCCGCAGTAAGGGAAAATTAAAAAAAGAATTCGACGACAAGCTTGTGAGTCTTATAAAAGAAACAAAAGAGGATTTACAGCAAGCAAAGATAATTGAAGAGTTCCTAGATGACTATGATTTAGATGCAATTGCTCAACGAAAAGTGGCAGAGAGTATACATTTTTATTTATTTAAAGAAGCTAGAATTCGGAGAGTATTAATTAAATAA
- a CDS encoding pro-sigmaK processing inhibitor BofA family protein codes for MSWLVIMSFCVPVVLLFLYIIIRHAKMGKILEGMSVFWFRFAFAFLLLFIIHLSIGYAGYNIPINLFSVLTIAILGIPGVLGITALIFFL; via the coding sequence ATGTCGTGGTTAGTAATTATGAGTTTTTGTGTACCTGTAGTGCTTCTTTTTCTTTATATAATAATAAGACATGCTAAGATGGGTAAGATTTTAGAAGGAATGTCTGTGTTTTGGTTTAGGTTTGCATTTGCCTTTCTTTTATTATTCATTATTCATTTAAGTATAGGGTATGCCGGCTATAATATACCCATTAATCTGTTTTCTGTGTTAACAATTGCAATATTAGGTATTCCAGGTGTACTAGGAATAACTGCTTTAATATTTTTTTTATAA